A region from the Ralstonia pickettii genome encodes:
- the glgB gene encoding 1,4-alpha-glucan branching protein GlgB — protein MTALDFATPSKTAAQPEAPVVLPPGVDQMQVDALTHGRLGDPFAVLGPHRLDTEDGPRWVVRAFYPGARRVQAIDSRGQIITEMNPVGRTGLFHGPLRADAQDVYGHPELYRLRIIWPAGTGHEAVQETEDPYAFGLLLGDLDLHLLNEGTHWALASCLGAQAMRLDGISGVRFAVWAPNAQRVSVVGEFNQWDGRRHPMRLRHQAGVWELFLPSGLGAGPGARYKFELIGADGRLVVKADPAARQTEPPPATASVVADPAPLRWNDDAWMQTRAERHKPDAPISIYEVHAGSWLRDLEDGGRNLHWDELADRLIPYVTALGFTHIELLPVAEHPFGGSWGYQPLGLFAPSARFGAPEAFARFVDRCHQAGLGVIVDWVPAHFPTDAHGLAQFDGTALYEHQDPREGFHQDWNTLIYNFGRNEVRGFLIASGLEWLERFHIDGLRVDAVASMLYRDYSRRAGEWVPNRYGGRENLEAVAFLQQMNTVVHERCPGAITIAEESTAWPGVTAPVEFNGLGFDYKWNMGWMHDTLHYMQRDPVYRQHHHDGMTFGLVYAFSEHFILPISHDEVVHGKGSLLGKMPGDEWQRLANLRTYLAFMWTHPGKKLLFMGCEFGQVGEWNHDASPEWHLLDDPRHRGVQRLVHDLNALYRNEPSLHARDTAPEGFNWVIGDDRTNSVFAFLRLDGDGRPMLVVANMTPVPREGYRIGVPPAEGATHWREVLNTDAAVYGGSDFGNSGAVDVDHVAAHGQGQSLVLRLPPLGVVVLKV, from the coding sequence GTGACAGCGCTCGACTTTGCCACGCCATCCAAAACCGCCGCCCAACCCGAAGCACCGGTCGTGCTGCCGCCCGGCGTCGACCAGATGCAGGTGGATGCGCTGACGCATGGCCGCCTGGGTGACCCGTTTGCAGTGCTGGGGCCGCATCGCCTCGACACCGAAGATGGCCCGCGCTGGGTCGTGCGCGCGTTCTATCCGGGGGCGCGCCGCGTGCAGGCCATCGACTCGCGCGGCCAGATCATCACGGAAATGAATCCGGTCGGGCGTACAGGCTTGTTTCACGGCCCGCTGCGCGCCGATGCGCAGGATGTGTATGGCCACCCGGAGCTCTATCGCCTGCGCATCATCTGGCCCGCCGGCACCGGACATGAAGCCGTGCAGGAAACCGAAGACCCGTACGCCTTCGGTCTGCTGCTGGGTGACCTCGACCTGCATCTGCTCAACGAGGGCACGCATTGGGCGCTGGCAAGCTGCCTGGGCGCGCAGGCGATGCGCCTCGACGGTATCAGCGGCGTGCGCTTTGCGGTGTGGGCGCCGAACGCGCAGCGCGTCTCGGTGGTGGGTGAGTTCAACCAGTGGGACGGCCGTCGCCACCCCATGCGCCTGCGCCACCAGGCCGGCGTGTGGGAACTGTTTCTGCCCAGCGGCCTGGGCGCGGGACCGGGCGCGCGCTACAAGTTCGAACTGATCGGCGCAGACGGCCGGCTGGTGGTCAAGGCCGACCCCGCCGCCCGCCAGACCGAACCGCCGCCCGCCACCGCCTCCGTCGTGGCCGACCCGGCGCCGCTGCGCTGGAACGACGACGCATGGATGCAAACGCGCGCCGAACGCCACAAGCCCGACGCGCCCATCAGCATTTATGAAGTGCATGCCGGCTCCTGGCTGCGCGATCTGGAGGACGGCGGCCGCAACCTGCACTGGGATGAACTGGCCGACCGGCTGATCCCCTACGTCACCGCGCTCGGCTTCACGCACATTGAACTGCTGCCAGTGGCGGAACACCCGTTCGGCGGCAGTTGGGGCTATCAGCCGCTGGGCCTGTTCGCACCGTCTGCGCGTTTCGGGGCGCCCGAGGCATTCGCGCGCTTTGTGGACCGCTGCCATCAGGCTGGCCTGGGCGTCATCGTCGATTGGGTGCCCGCGCACTTTCCGACCGACGCGCACGGGCTGGCGCAGTTTGACGGCACCGCGCTGTATGAACACCAGGACCCGCGCGAAGGTTTCCATCAGGACTGGAACACGCTCATCTACAACTTCGGCCGCAACGAAGTGCGCGGATTCCTCATCGCGAGCGGGCTGGAATGGCTGGAGCGGTTCCACATTGACGGCCTGCGCGTGGATGCCGTGGCGTCGATGCTGTATCGCGACTACTCGCGCCGCGCCGGCGAATGGGTGCCCAACCGCTACGGCGGCCGCGAAAACCTCGAAGCCGTGGCGTTCCTGCAGCAGATGAATACGGTCGTGCACGAACGCTGCCCCGGCGCCATCACCATCGCCGAAGAGTCGACCGCCTGGCCTGGCGTGACCGCGCCCGTGGAATTCAACGGCCTGGGCTTCGACTACAAGTGGAACATGGGTTGGATGCACGACACGCTGCACTACATGCAGCGCGACCCCGTGTACCGGCAGCACCATCACGACGGCATGACGTTCGGGCTGGTGTACGCGTTCTCCGAGCACTTCATCCTGCCGATCTCGCATGACGAAGTGGTGCACGGCAAGGGCTCGCTGCTGGGCAAGATGCCCGGCGATGAATGGCAACGGCTGGCGAACCTGCGCACCTACCTCGCGTTCATGTGGACGCACCCCGGCAAGAAGTTGCTGTTCATGGGCTGCGAGTTCGGGCAAGTGGGCGAGTGGAACCACGATGCATCGCCCGAATGGCATCTGCTGGACGACCCGCGGCACCGTGGCGTGCAGCGGCTGGTGCACGACCTCAATGCGCTGTACCGGAATGAACCGTCATTGCATGCGCGGGACACCGCGCCGGAAGGGTTCAACTGGGTGATTGGCGACGACCGCACCAACAGCGTGTTTGCTTTCCTGCGGCTGGATGGCGACGGGCGGCCGATGCTCGTGGTGGCAAACATGACGCCGGTGCCGCGGGAGGGGTATCGCATTGGCGTGCCACCTGCTGAAGGCGCCACGCATTGGCGGGAAGTGCTGAACACGGACGCTGCCGTGTATGGCGGCAGCGATTTCGGGAACAGCGGAGCGGTGGATGTGGACCACGTGGCCGCGCATGGGCAGGGGCAGTCGTTGGTGTTGAGGCTGCCGCCGTTGGGGGTTGTTGTTTTGAAGGTTTGA
- the treS gene encoding maltose alpha-D-glucosyltransferase → MTRNPTALLVDDALWYKDAVIYQLHVKSFCDSDNDGVGDFPGLISKLDYIAELGVDVIWLLPFYPSPRRDDGYDIAEYRGVHPDYGNMADVRRFIAEAHARGLRVITELVINHTSDQHPWFQRARRAKPGSALRDFYVWSDNDKKYAGTRIIFIDTEPSNWTWDPVANAYYWHRFYSHQPDLNFDNPRVLKAVIGVMKFWLNLGVDGLRLDAVPYLVEREGTSNENLPETHEVLRKIRAAMDGEFKNRLLLAEANQWPEDTQEYFGAGDECHMAFHFPLMPRMYMAIAREDRFPITDIMRQTPEVPPGCQWAIFLRNHDELTLEMVTDAERDYLWEVYASDRRARLNLGIRRRLAPLLERDRRRVELMNSLLFSMPGTPVMYYGDEIGMGDNIHLGDRDGVRTPMQWSPDRNGGFSRADPEQLVLPAIMGSLYGYESVNVEAQSRDAHSLLNWTRRLLATRKRHRVFGRGSIQFLQPSNRKVLAYIRALEGEAPILCVANLSRASQAVELDLSAFAQRVPVELIGGTAFPPIGQLSYLLTLPPYAFYWLELRENEPGPTWSQPASEQLPEFTTLVLRAGLDALADTRQREAHRQLIEREILPSYLPKRRWFAAKDSVLRSAKFAWGAPVPVDASSTNRPLAGATRPEVFLNEVAVTLGSPDGTERVERYLLPLSIAWESSTLPALPIQLALARVRRGRHVGYLTDAFTTETFARALLTNLVRGTTLEANDGTVHFEPEPNIAELAEPAGSAASPEAGSTRPAPLPLAPDTPIQWLAAEQSNSSLVIGESVIVKLIRRIATGIHPEVEMTRHLTRVGYANTAALIGEVSHHAADGERATLAVMQSFVPNQGDAWTWALDYLRRTIDELAVQMEGVTSGDGESSPVAVSEARVDTDEALAGYVNFIGVIGTRLGELHAALAAPTEDPSFGARIADADDAAYWTARVSEQLTRAHDNLTAWQQQNPDSPRQADVQWLLSQHQALLDAARTHAEDGLGATLSRIHGDFHLGQVLVAQGDAFLIDFEGEPSRPVEERRRKTSPLRDVAGLMRSLDYVVGAMRQGPEHVAGPAQERRNHLLERFRAASTERFLEAYAAAIRGPDLNAPDQPVVDFHLLDLFLLEKAAYEVNYEASNRPTWLPIPLEGFTRVARRLLHADPTSPAAEDSTGGPP, encoded by the coding sequence ATGACGCGCAATCCGACCGCGCTGCTGGTGGACGACGCGCTCTGGTACAAGGACGCCGTCATCTATCAGCTTCACGTCAAATCGTTCTGCGATTCCGACAACGACGGCGTCGGAGACTTTCCCGGTCTGATCTCCAAGCTCGACTACATTGCCGAGTTGGGCGTGGACGTGATCTGGCTGCTGCCGTTCTATCCGTCGCCGCGCCGCGACGACGGCTACGACATCGCCGAATACCGCGGCGTGCACCCCGATTACGGCAACATGGCCGACGTGCGCCGCTTCATTGCCGAGGCGCATGCACGGGGCCTGCGCGTGATCACGGAACTGGTCATCAACCACACGTCGGATCAGCATCCGTGGTTCCAGCGGGCGCGGCGCGCCAAGCCGGGTTCTGCGCTGCGCGACTTCTACGTGTGGTCCGACAACGACAAGAAGTACGCCGGCACGCGCATCATCTTCATAGATACCGAGCCCTCGAACTGGACGTGGGACCCGGTGGCCAACGCCTACTACTGGCACCGCTTCTATTCCCACCAGCCCGATCTCAACTTCGACAACCCGCGCGTGCTCAAGGCCGTGATCGGCGTGATGAAGTTCTGGCTGAACCTGGGAGTGGACGGCCTGCGGCTCGATGCCGTGCCCTACCTCGTGGAGCGCGAAGGCACATCGAACGAGAACCTGCCCGAGACGCACGAAGTACTGCGCAAGATTCGCGCGGCCATGGACGGCGAATTCAAGAACCGCCTGCTGCTGGCCGAGGCCAACCAGTGGCCGGAAGACACGCAGGAATACTTCGGTGCCGGCGACGAATGCCACATGGCGTTCCACTTTCCGCTGATGCCGCGCATGTACATGGCGATCGCGCGTGAAGACCGCTTCCCGATCACCGACATCATGCGCCAGACGCCGGAGGTGCCGCCCGGCTGCCAATGGGCCATCTTCCTGCGCAATCACGACGAATTGACGCTCGAAATGGTGACCGACGCCGAGCGCGACTACCTCTGGGAGGTCTACGCCAGCGACCGCCGCGCGCGCCTGAACCTGGGCATCCGCCGCCGGCTGGCACCGCTGCTGGAACGCGACCGCCGCCGCGTCGAGCTGATGAACAGCCTGCTCTTCTCCATGCCCGGCACGCCCGTCATGTATTACGGCGACGAAATCGGCATGGGCGACAACATCCACCTGGGTGACCGCGACGGCGTGCGCACGCCAATGCAGTGGTCGCCCGACCGCAACGGCGGCTTCTCGCGCGCCGACCCCGAACAGCTCGTGCTGCCGGCCATCATGGGCTCGCTGTACGGCTATGAATCGGTGAACGTGGAAGCGCAGAGCCGCGACGCGCATTCGCTGCTGAACTGGACGCGCCGGCTGCTTGCCACACGCAAGCGGCATCGCGTGTTCGGGCGGGGTTCGATTCAGTTCCTGCAGCCGTCCAACCGCAAGGTGCTGGCGTATATCCGCGCGCTCGAGGGCGAAGCGCCCATCCTCTGCGTGGCGAACCTCTCCCGCGCCTCGCAGGCTGTGGAGCTGGATTTGTCCGCCTTTGCGCAGCGGGTGCCCGTCGAACTGATTGGCGGGACGGCATTTCCGCCCATCGGCCAGTTGTCGTATCTGCTCACGCTGCCGCCGTACGCCTTCTATTGGCTGGAGCTGCGCGAGAACGAGCCTGGCCCAACCTGGTCGCAACCGGCCTCAGAGCAATTGCCCGAGTTCACGACGCTGGTGCTGCGTGCCGGCTTGGATGCCCTGGCCGATACGCGACAGCGCGAGGCGCATCGCCAGTTGATCGAGCGCGAAATCCTGCCGAGCTATCTGCCGAAGCGGCGCTGGTTTGCCGCCAAGGACAGCGTGCTGCGGAGCGCGAAGTTTGCCTGGGGCGCGCCCGTGCCGGTGGATGCCTCATCGACCAACCGCCCGCTGGCTGGGGCGACGCGTCCGGAGGTGTTCCTCAACGAAGTGGCTGTCACGCTGGGCAGTCCGGACGGCACCGAGCGCGTCGAGCGCTACCTGCTGCCGCTTTCCATCGCATGGGAATCATCCACGCTGCCGGCGCTGCCCATCCAGCTTGCGCTGGCGCGCGTGCGGCGCGGCCGCCATGTGGGCTACCTCACTGACGCCTTCACCACCGAGACCTTCGCCCGCGCGCTGCTCACCAACCTCGTGCGCGGCACCACGCTGGAGGCCAATGACGGCACCGTGCATTTCGAGCCTGAGCCGAACATCGCAGAACTGGCGGAGCCGGCCGGGTCGGCTGCCAGCCCCGAAGCAGGCAGCACGCGGCCCGCGCCGCTGCCGCTCGCGCCCGACACGCCCATCCAGTGGCTGGCGGCCGAGCAATCGAACAGCTCACTGGTGATTGGCGAGTCGGTCATCGTCAAGCTCATCCGGCGTATCGCCACGGGCATCCACCCCGAGGTGGAGATGACGCGCCATCTCACGCGCGTGGGCTATGCCAACACGGCGGCGCTGATCGGCGAGGTCTCTCACCACGCTGCCGATGGTGAACGCGCCACGCTGGCCGTCATGCAGAGCTTCGTTCCCAACCAGGGCGATGCCTGGACATGGGCACTGGACTATCTGCGTCGCACCATCGACGAGCTGGCCGTGCAGATGGAGGGCGTGACCTCCGGCGATGGTGAGTCGTCTCCGGTTGCCGTGTCGGAGGCGCGCGTGGATACCGACGAGGCGCTGGCCGGCTACGTCAACTTCATCGGCGTGATCGGCACGCGGCTGGGCGAACTGCATGCCGCGCTGGCCGCGCCCACCGAAGACCCGAGCTTCGGCGCGCGCATTGCAGACGCCGACGATGCCGCCTACTGGACCGCCCGCGTGAGCGAACAGCTCACCCGCGCGCACGACAACCTGACGGCATGGCAACAGCAAAACCCCGACAGCCCGCGGCAAGCCGATGTGCAGTGGCTGCTGTCGCAACACCAGGCGCTGCTCGACGCCGCGCGCACGCATGCCGAAGACGGCCTGGGCGCCACGCTCTCGCGCATCCACGGCGATTTCCACCTCGGCCAGGTACTGGTGGCGCAGGGCGATGCCTTCCTGATCGACTTTGAAGGCGAGCCCTCCCGCCCGGTGGAAGAACGCCGGCGCAAGACCAGCCCGCTGCGCGACGTGGCCGGGCTCATGCGCTCGCTCGACTACGTGGTGGGCGCCATGCGTCAGGGCCCCGAACACGTGGCCGGCCCGGCGCAGGAACGCCGCAATCACCTGTTGGAACGCTTCCGCGCTGCGTCCACCGAACGCTTCCTAGAGGCGTATGCCGCTGCCATTCGCGGGCCCGATCTGAACGCGCCGGACCAGCCGGTGGTCGACTTTCATCTGCTCGATCTTTTCCTGCTGGAGAAGGCCGCGTACGAGGTCAACTACGAAGCATCCAACCGCCCGACCTGGCTGCCGATTCCGCTGGAAGGCTTCACGCGGGTGGCACGTCGCCTGCTGCATGCAGACCCAACATCACCCGCTGCAGAAGACTCGACCGGAGGCCCCCCGTGA
- a CDS encoding maltotransferase domain-containing protein — MPETKSPKPVTPRKTTAALKAAKPPGSKAKSVAKPAAVLAEGPPTAVEPAYAPAICYVHPLQLGRLDRWDGVLDRIAALGFDHVLMAPPFAVGAAGNVFVTRDHAQLHAALGGGPADAALATLAERCRSRGLTLLLDLVIDRVAIDAPLRSDHPDWFISHAEDGDALDPRLPPSHLEVASFRHDDPRTADAILTWWTQQLRNWAALGIGGFRCEAPARLPAERWRTLIADVRREAAAVRFLAWTPGMDGAAVDALAGAGFDATFSSLRWWDFRAGWMVEEHARLAAVAPPIATVEAPFGTRYGQAFGDATVRERAYRRLLHVADTLDAGWLMPLGFERGALLPMLAERGDPSDQQWIDAHAAFDLSDAVRDVNATIRAARATNTVAPHAELRMLTGPDAPATALLRADGPDLRAGDAATLTVINPDLYMGVSVHADHFLPGVAGGFTRGVALDLLTEPVGSCDDTLRAKARPLAEIDLLPGDVQVWRVFRNAPVRSPATAKPAKIPRAKASGAQDAVNTAIASPRIGIEQVQPSVEDGRFAVKRLVGDDIVVEADVLMDGHDKLAVQLLWRAQDEDSWQHVPMVALGNDRWRGAFRPERLGRHVYAVAAWRDAFGTYRSELEKKHTAGVDVTLELEEGARLVAQAAEHAPKNAAADALHKFAQLLSEPDQAHRLKLLLDPVTALVMAQASHYRPFYVESVAYPLDVERAGAAFASWYELFPRSASDDEQRHGTFDDVIRRLGAIRGMGFDVLYFPPIHPIGRTNRKGRNNSLRAERDDPGSPYAIGAAEGGHDAIHPQLGTLEDFRRLMRAAREKGLELALDFAIQCSPDHPWLREHPGWFAWRPDGSIKYAENPPKKYEDIVNVDFYADDAKPGLWTALRDVVMFWADEGVRLFRVDNPHTKPLPFWEWMIGEVRARYPDTVFLSEAFTRPKVMYRLAKVGFSQSYTYFTWRHTKQEFIDYLTELTRTPVREYFRPHFFVNTPDINPVFLQTSGRPGFLIRAALAATLSGLWGVYNGFELCEGAAVPGKEEYLDSEKYQLRAWDHNRPGNIVKEIALLNRIRRANPALHSHLGVTFQPASGDRILFFSKSTPPVLPARLETAPAELAEPANALSPDRFGDNTVFVAINLDPHHAHESDIELPLWQWGLPDHGALMAENLVNGQRTVWRGKWQHIRLEPEQPFAIWRVRPALPSEENPS; from the coding sequence ATGCCAGAGACCAAGTCGCCCAAGCCCGTTACGCCTCGCAAAACCACAGCCGCACTGAAGGCGGCCAAGCCGCCCGGCAGCAAAGCCAAATCGGTCGCGAAGCCGGCCGCCGTGCTCGCCGAGGGCCCGCCGACTGCGGTGGAGCCCGCGTATGCACCTGCAATCTGCTACGTCCATCCATTGCAGTTGGGCAGGCTCGACCGCTGGGACGGCGTGCTCGATCGCATCGCCGCACTGGGTTTTGACCATGTGTTGATGGCGCCACCGTTTGCCGTGGGTGCGGCCGGCAACGTCTTCGTCACGCGGGACCATGCGCAACTGCATGCCGCGTTGGGCGGTGGGCCGGCCGACGCCGCGCTCGCCACGCTCGCCGAGCGCTGCCGCTCGCGCGGGCTGACGTTACTGCTGGATCTCGTGATCGATCGCGTGGCGATTGATGCGCCGCTGCGATCCGATCACCCCGACTGGTTCATCAGCCACGCCGAAGACGGCGACGCGCTGGACCCGCGCCTGCCGCCGTCCCACCTGGAGGTCGCCTCCTTCCGACACGACGACCCGCGCACCGCCGATGCCATCCTGACGTGGTGGACGCAGCAGTTGCGCAACTGGGCCGCATTGGGCATCGGAGGCTTCCGCTGCGAAGCCCCGGCCCGCCTGCCTGCCGAACGTTGGCGCACGCTGATCGCCGACGTGCGCAGGGAGGCCGCCGCCGTACGCTTCCTCGCATGGACGCCCGGCATGGATGGCGCGGCCGTCGATGCACTGGCAGGCGCAGGCTTTGACGCGACGTTCTCGTCGCTGCGCTGGTGGGATTTCCGCGCCGGCTGGATGGTGGAAGAGCATGCCCGCCTTGCCGCCGTGGCCCCGCCCATCGCCACCGTGGAAGCGCCATTTGGCACGCGCTACGGCCAGGCCTTTGGCGACGCCACGGTCCGTGAACGCGCATACCGCCGTCTCCTGCACGTGGCCGATACCCTTGATGCCGGCTGGCTGATGCCGCTGGGCTTTGAACGTGGGGCACTGCTGCCGATGCTGGCCGAGCGTGGTGATCCGTCCGACCAGCAATGGATCGACGCGCATGCCGCGTTCGACCTGAGCGACGCCGTGCGCGATGTGAATGCGACCATCCGCGCTGCCCGCGCGACGAATACCGTCGCACCGCATGCGGAACTGCGCATGCTGACGGGCCCGGACGCGCCCGCCACCGCCCTCTTGCGCGCTGATGGCCCCGACCTGCGTGCCGGCGATGCCGCCACGCTGACGGTCATCAACCCCGACCTCTACATGGGCGTGTCGGTGCATGCCGACCACTTCCTGCCCGGCGTAGCCGGCGGCTTTACGCGCGGTGTGGCGCTCGATCTGCTCACGGAACCGGTCGGCAGTTGCGACGACACCTTGCGCGCCAAGGCACGTCCGCTGGCGGAGATCGATCTGCTGCCTGGCGATGTGCAGGTCTGGCGCGTCTTCCGCAACGCCCCGGTGCGGAGTCCTGCCACGGCCAAGCCCGCCAAGATCCCGCGCGCCAAGGCCAGCGGAGCGCAGGACGCCGTCAACACAGCCATTGCCTCGCCGCGCATCGGTATCGAACAGGTGCAGCCCTCCGTTGAAGACGGACGCTTTGCCGTCAAGCGCCTGGTGGGCGACGACATCGTCGTCGAGGCCGACGTGCTGATGGACGGGCACGACAAGCTGGCCGTCCAGCTGCTGTGGCGCGCCCAGGATGAAGACTCCTGGCAGCACGTGCCGATGGTCGCGCTCGGCAACGACCGCTGGCGGGGCGCATTCCGGCCGGAGCGGTTGGGCCGGCACGTGTATGCCGTCGCTGCGTGGCGCGACGCGTTCGGCACCTACCGGTCTGAACTGGAGAAGAAGCACACCGCCGGCGTGGACGTGACGCTGGAGCTGGAAGAAGGCGCACGTCTGGTCGCACAGGCAGCCGAGCATGCGCCCAAGAATGCAGCCGCCGACGCGCTCCACAAGTTCGCCCAACTGCTGTCGGAGCCAGACCAGGCGCACCGTCTCAAGCTGCTGCTGGACCCCGTGACGGCGCTTGTGATGGCGCAGGCCTCGCACTACCGGCCGTTCTATGTCGAAAGCGTGGCGTACCCGCTCGACGTGGAACGCGCTGGCGCGGCATTCGCGAGCTGGTACGAACTGTTCCCCCGCTCGGCATCGGATGACGAACAGCGGCACGGCACGTTCGACGACGTGATCCGCCGCCTGGGCGCCATCCGCGGCATGGGCTTCGACGTCTTGTATTTCCCGCCCATCCACCCGATCGGCCGCACCAACCGCAAGGGCCGCAACAACAGCCTGCGCGCGGAGCGCGACGACCCCGGCAGCCCATACGCGATTGGCGCTGCCGAAGGCGGGCACGACGCCATCCACCCGCAGCTGGGCACGCTGGAAGACTTCCGCCGCCTGATGCGCGCGGCGCGTGAGAAGGGCCTGGAGCTGGCGCTGGACTTCGCCATTCAATGCTCGCCCGATCACCCCTGGCTGCGCGAGCACCCCGGCTGGTTTGCATGGCGCCCTGACGGCAGCATCAAATACGCCGAGAACCCGCCCAAGAAATACGAAGACATCGTCAACGTCGACTTCTATGCCGACGACGCCAAGCCCGGTCTGTGGACGGCGCTGCGTGACGTGGTGATGTTCTGGGCAGACGAAGGCGTGCGCCTGTTCCGCGTCGACAATCCGCACACCAAGCCGCTACCGTTCTGGGAATGGATGATCGGCGAGGTGCGCGCGCGCTATCCGGATACGGTGTTCCTGTCGGAGGCCTTTACGCGCCCCAAGGTGATGTACCGTCTGGCGAAGGTCGGGTTCTCGCAGTCGTACACGTACTTCACGTGGCGGCACACCAAGCAGGAATTCATCGATTACCTGACCGAGCTGACGCGCACGCCGGTGCGTGAATATTTCCGCCCGCACTTCTTCGTCAATACGCCGGATATCAATCCGGTGTTCCTGCAGACGTCGGGGCGGCCGGGTTTCCTGATTCGTGCAGCGCTGGCGGCCACGCTGTCCGGCCTGTGGGGCGTCTATAACGGCTTCGAGCTGTGCGAAGGCGCCGCGGTGCCCGGCAAGGAGGAGTACCTCGACTCCGAGAAGTACCAGTTGCGCGCGTGGGACCACAACCGCCCCGGCAACATCGTCAAGGAGATCGCACTGCTCAACCGCATCCGCCGAGCCAACCCGGCACTGCACTCGCATCTGGGCGTGACATTCCAGCCCGCCTCGGGCGACCGGATCCTGTTCTTCAGCAAATCGACGCCGCCCGTGCTGCCGGCGCGGCTGGAAACCGCACCGGCCGAACTGGCCGAACCGGCCAACGCGCTGTCGCCGGACCGCTTTGGAGACAACACGGTGTTCGTGGCGATCAACCTCGACCCGCACCACGCGCACGAATCCGACATCGAACTGCCACTGTGGCAATGGGGCCTGCCCGACCACGGCGCGCTGATGGCCGAGAACCTGGTCAACGGCCAGCGCACAGTGTGGCGCGGCAAGTGGCAGCACATCCGCCTTGAACCCGAGCAGCCGTTTGCCATCTGGCGCGTGCGCCCGGCCCTGCCTTCGGAGGAAAACCCGTCATGA
- the glgA gene encoding glycogen synthase GlgA: protein MTLSLNVLFVASEAVPLAKTGGLGDMVGACASALRRAGMKVTVMLPGYPDAITQLQHTRTVCEWTDLPGGPARLLSGHMGAQGIPVLLFDAPALFARPGNPYLDAHGEPYEDNALRFAAFSQAAARVAAGVPGVHRADIVQAHDWHAGLVPLFVKRAQVPVKTVFTIHNLAFQGNFPMHVVPDIGVPPDAAHEAEFWGQFSFLKAGLLWADRITTVSHAYAREILTDTAGCGMQDLLRARQQDLVAILNGIDNDVWNPSKDPLLPQPFVASNLSGKHTAKRVLQQRFGLPEDAKAPLLALGSRLTHQKMADVTLQALPQLLESNPQLQVAVLGCGEHAYETGMAELAARYPRQVATKIGYTEAYAHLLHAGADILLHGSRFEPCGLTPLYSMRYGTVPIASRVGGLMDTITDHGSPEAAVHGATGFLFDGDTADAMVAAVERALHIFAQPQAWRILQYNGMTTDFGWSQPAREYIALYRTLVPAATPMPAVALVQAPVAPDAVHTPRPDQPVRTPARRRSPALSDEIRAHAVARAASAEKIRA, encoded by the coding sequence ATGACCTTGTCGCTGAACGTTCTCTTCGTCGCTTCGGAAGCTGTGCCGCTGGCCAAGACCGGCGGCCTTGGAGATATGGTTGGAGCGTGCGCGAGCGCGCTCCGGCGTGCTGGCATGAAAGTCACGGTGATGCTGCCGGGCTATCCCGACGCCATCACGCAGTTGCAGCACACGCGCACCGTGTGCGAGTGGACCGACCTGCCCGGTGGCCCCGCGCGCCTGCTGAGCGGGCACATGGGCGCCCAAGGCATCCCGGTACTGCTGTTCGACGCGCCGGCACTGTTCGCGCGGCCGGGCAACCCATATCTGGATGCACATGGCGAGCCCTATGAAGACAACGCGCTGCGCTTTGCGGCGTTCAGTCAGGCCGCTGCGCGCGTCGCCGCAGGCGTGCCGGGTGTGCATCGCGCCGACATCGTGCAGGCGCACGATTGGCACGCTGGGCTGGTGCCGCTGTTCGTCAAGCGGGCGCAGGTGCCGGTGAAGACGGTCTTCACCATCCATAACCTCGCGTTCCAGGGCAATTTTCCGATGCACGTGGTGCCGGACATTGGCGTGCCGCCCGATGCAGCGCACGAAGCGGAGTTCTGGGGCCAATTCAGCTTTCTGAAGGCGGGCCTGCTATGGGCCGATCGCATCACCACGGTGAGCCATGCCTATGCGCGTGAAATCCTGACCGACACGGCGGGTTGCGGCATGCAGGACCTGCTGCGCGCGCGACAGCAAGACCTGGTCGCCATCCTCAACGGCATCGACAACGATGTGTGGAACCCGTCGAAGGATCCGCTCCTGCCGCAGCCGTTTGTGGCGTCCAACCTGAGCGGCAAGCACACCGCCAAGCGCGTGCTGCAGCAGCGCTTTGGCCTGCCCGAAGACGCCAAGGCCCCGTTGCTTGCCCTGGGCAGCCGCCTGACCCATCAAAAGATGGCCGACGTGACGTTGCAGGCGCTGCCGCAACTGCTCGAATCCAACCCGCAATTGCAGGTGGCCGTGCTCGGGTGCGGTGAACACGCGTACGAGACGGGCATGGCGGAACTGGCGGCGCGCTATCCGCGCCAGGTGGCTACCAAGATCGGGTACACCGAGGCCTACGCCCATCTGCTGCATGCTGGCGCCGATATCCTGCTGCATGGCAGCCGCTTCGAGCCGTGCGGCCTGACGCCGCTCTACTCGATGCGCTACGGCACCGTGCCCATCGCCTCACGCGTGGGCGGCCTGATGGACACCATCACCGACCACGGCTCGCCCGAAGCGGCCGTGCACGGCGCCACGGGCTTCCTGTTTGACGGCGACACCGCCGACGCCATGGTCGCCGCAGTTGAGCGCGCGTTGCACATCTTCGCCCAGCCGCAGGCGTGGCGCATCCTCCAGTACAACGGCATGACGACCGACTTCGGGTGGTCGCAGCCTGCCCGCGAATACATCGCGCTGTATCGCACCCTGGTGCCGGCCGCCACGCCCATGCCCGCTGTGGCGCTGGTGCAGGCGCCCGTCGCACCGGACGCTGTGCACACACCCCGCCCCGACCAACCTGTGCGTACGCCGGCGCGGCGACGCTCGCCGGCGCTGTCCGATGAGATCCGAGCGCACGCGGTGGCGCGCGCCGCCAGTGCCGAAAAAATCCGTGCCTGA